In Aegilops tauschii subsp. strangulata cultivar AL8/78 chromosome 3, Aet v6.0, whole genome shotgun sequence, one genomic interval encodes:
- the LOC109736394 gene encoding protein FAR1-RELATED SEQUENCE 5-like has product MRLKKEKDGTFVVKEIVWEHKHRLQLTPQMLVFLHSHKNFDKTILEYVKYLQFKGIEHAQIMSILGGDDPGSYFLEMNAKDLINLKAKNSRMDDVDDVLKTVNFFREMKAINREFFCDMQLDESDRVKNIFWANTSCRGAYQDFSDCVTFDTTYKTNKYHMPLGVFVGTNNHLQTTFFGFALIRDEDADSFRWLFKTFLRCMRGKAPTCILTDQCPAMALAIPDAFGNTVHKLCRWHIMKKYREHLAYLYYLHEDFKDEFTSILNWPLMPTEFEDAWKGLMDRYNLHDDATMVAMWNEREKWISAYFK; this is encoded by the exons ATGAGGCTAAAGAAGGAAAAGGATGGAACATTTGTCGTAAAAGAGATAGTCTGGGAACACAAACACAGGCTACAGCTCACTCCGCAAATGCTTGTCTTCTTGCACTCCCACAAAAACTTTGACAAAACAATCTTGGAGTACGTCAAGTACCTGCAGTTCAAAGGCATTGAACATGCACAAATCATGAGCATACTGGGCGGTGATGACCCTGGTAGCTACTTCCTCGAAATGAATGCCAAAGACCTGATTAACCT GAAAGCAAAGAATTCAAGGATGGATGATGTGGACGATGTCCTAAAGACTGTCAACTTCTTTAGGGAGATGAAAGCTATAAACAGGGAATTCTTCTGTGACATGCAACTCGATGAGTCCGACAGAGTTAAGAACATATTCTGGGCGAATACAAGCTGCCGAGGGGCCTATCAGGACTTCAGTGACTGTGTAACATTTGACACCACATATAAGACCAACAAGTACCATATGCCACTTGGGGTGTTTGTCGGTACTAACAACCACTTACAGACTACATTCTTTGGTTTCGCCCTGATAAGAGATGAGGATGCAGATTCATTCAGATGGTTGTTCAAGACATTTTTAAGGTGCATGAGAGGGAAGGCTCCTACATGCATCCTCACAG ACCAGTGCCCGGCAATGGCTTTGGCGATCCCAGATGCTTTCGGGAACACAGTACACAAGCTGTGCCGCTGGCACATTATGAAGAAGTACAGGGAACACCTCGCATACCTGTACTACCTGCACGAAGACTTTAAGGATGAATTCACATCAATCCTCAACTGGCCCCTCATGCCAACTGAGTTTGAGGATGCCTGGAAAGGACTCATGGATAGGTACAACCTCCATGATGATGCAACGATGGTGGCCATGTGGAACGAGCGTGAGAAATGGATATCAGCCTACTTCAAATAA
- the LOC141043002 gene encoding uncharacterized protein — protein sequence MAEEPSTKRHHGEPSDKSSNLVDVHVPGEKREYTRTLTLVELHGKETLEIVCTSEADKAGEVMSRFRMKGGGLYPSFIGVDVEFTSDDEPPQMAAVLQLCVEELCLVYHIVAATKWPKRLKDFLQEEKLYTFVGFSIGGDK from the exons ATGGCGGAGGAACCGTCTACCAAGCGTCATCATGGCGAGCCATCGGACAAGAGCAGCAACCTCGTCGACGTTCACGTCCCCGGCGAGAAGCGCGAGTACACCAGAACCCTCACATTGGTTGAGCTCCACGGCAAAGAGACGCTGGAGATCGTCTGCACCAGCGAAGCAGACAAGGCCGGCGAGGTGATGAGCAGGTTCAGGATGAAGGGCGGCGGCTTGTATCCGAGCTTCATCGGAGTTGATGTGGAGTTCACCAGCGACGATGAACCTCCACAGATGGCGGCAGTACTGCAGTTGTGCGTCGAGGAACTCTGCTTGGTGTACCACATCGTAGCAGCCACAAAATG GCCCAAGCGCCTCAAAGACTTCCTGCAGGAGGAGAAATTGTACACATTTGTCGGTTTCAGCATTGGAGGTGACAAGTGA
- the LOC141043003 gene encoding uncharacterized protein yields the protein MLNKSGLEINPNNFIDMQRKWKDPKTNKYYDSLADVAGGVIHPFYRGMKKKMDKGEHKLWGTSPLRENLITYAGIDAYATYKSWKTIDNIVTGWDISKEQEADPYYHCNFAG from the coding sequence ATGTTGAACAAGTCTGGTTTGGAGATCAACCCCAACAACTTCATTGACATGCAGCGCAAGTGGAAAGATCCAAAGACCAACAAATACTACGACTCCTTGGCCGATGTTGCAGGCGGCGTAATCCACCCATTCTACAGGggcatgaagaagaagatggacaaGGGAGAACACAAACTGTGGGGGACCAGCCCACTGCGAGAGAACCTCATCACGTACGCAGGAATAGATGCGTACGCCACGTACAAGTCATGGAAGACAATCGACAACATCGTGACAGGTTGGGATATTTCAAAAGAGCAGGAGGCTGACCCCTACTACCACTGCAACTTCGCAGGATGA